A window of Chrysoperla carnea chromosome 3, inChrCarn1.1, whole genome shotgun sequence genomic DNA:
TGAAacattatagtatgtattattaggGAATATCAGTAACATTATGTGTGACCCCACAGTCGTGTTATATATACACGACTGAGGCTacctaagagtggctatctttctttttttacatgacgtaaaaaacaaacgattgattAATCaaaactatctatacatggtatttccacaAAAAACTCAATTCAAttctgtgttttttgttttcactgttttttaatgaaaacattaaatatagaCTCTTCGATTATAGTCAATAATCATCAGGTCTAATCATCTAAAGGTCTATGAATCCGGATAAAAAGACATTCAGAGAAATATTATAGAGTAGGgtaatcaaaaaacaaattaatttaataaataattgtaatttatttggatcaaaagagtaaaaaataattttataaatacttaaataacttagcaactttaatttttaatgataacatCACTATGTTCAGATATCCAATCCAAATATTCGGTAACACGTGTGTACGCTGATGCATAACCTTTTTCACAACCATAGATCAGACCATACGATGTTAAACCAACTTGTACTGGCTTACCATCTTCAGCAATAACAACCAATGGGCCACCACTGTCACCCTGTTAACGAAAgagagataaatttaattttttataaaaatagaaaacaatttaattttaaatttccttaTCAACTTACACCACAAGATCCTTTAATACCAGTTCCTGCTTGGcaaatttgtgtttttggaATATTCAAATTAACCATACTTTTACTGCAATCTGTATTAGTTATTATTGGATTGGAAACATATCGTAAATCGGGACTCACATTGCTACTATCTCGAGTTTTTCCCCAACCACTAATTGTTGATACTTCTCCTACATAGTCTTTAGATTTGTCAGAATATGTAGGGAGTCtagataattgaattttttctgaaaattttaattgttctaGTTGTAATAGTGGCTTAATTTACGTTTTTCCAACAGAAAAGGAATAGCAAAACTTACCAGTCAATTGTACGGGTTTTGGTAATTTAATGAGTGCAATGTCATTAATCATTCTTTTAGGATCATATTTGGCATGAGCGTATAGGTCATACGAAACCATTCTTACTTGTCCAGCcgattgtttataaatataatttgtaccaAAAAGTAGCTCAACTTTGTCAacactaaaattttatatttattgataaataaatcattcaaaataaataatcgcACTTTCATATAAAACTTACTCTTCAACACAATGAGCAGCCGTTAAAACATAGTTAGGAGAAATCAAAGAACCACCACAGAATGTGCTACCATCCTTTCCACTTAGGAACAATGCAACCTACAAGTTATAAATGACATAAATGTGGTCTTAGAAGGAGTTATTGGAAATTCGTACCCTGGCGGGTTCAAATGAGagttgaaagtttgtatgaaacttgacccattttaaagtcaaaaatgtaaaaaatgatatctgAGCTCATGggtcaaaacaaaagtttattgtttgactatttttgaatatttcagtCTTCAAGGGGGTAAAATAGGGACTGAAAGTTCATACGAAACTTTGTTATTTTGcaagttagaaatgtaaaattgatatcccaccaaaaacataaatgtgtaaaaaggcgtagatgaattccaataaactcaattacgtcagcccaaaaaagttgtgaaatcccgtagagaaaaaaattattcgaaaaaaaattataaaaatggcataaatttattgagtaacttttccgtaaagaaacattaaagtattacattagcaacttttcggtgccttcatacctacacgcacctgtataggagaacaaaagataatcgttaaccccctactatctccctcctcccctctaatgttatgacgtaataattttttcacaacttttatgaaacatcaaaatttaaatttaaacaatcaaagtattctttagattaaagtcaagcacctacttaacaaaggcctaattttttttactaaagtaagaaaattattggtttaaatttcttgtcaagtttctccttagtacgtatttatttaatattttacttcgcaagttttcggaatataaaaacgaatctaaaaataaaaaacttgcgaagtaaaatattaaataaatacgtactaaggagaaacttgacaagaaatttaaaccaataattttcttactttagtaaaaaaaattaggcctttgttaagtaggtgcttgactttaatctaaagaatactttgattgtttaaatttaaattttgatgtttcataaaagttgtgaaaaaattattacgtcataacattagaggggaggagggagatagtagggggttaacgattatcttttgttctcctatacaggtgcgtgtaggtatgaaggcaccgaaaagttgctaatgtaatactttaatgtttctttacggaaaagttactcaataaatttatgccatttttataattttttttcgaataatttttttctctacgggatttcacaacttttttgggctgacgtaattgagtttattggaattcatctacgcctttttacacatttatgtttttggtgggatatcacttctttttgccaggcaatagtatttaagttgaaagtgtttgtaacaattttaactcaCCATTATGCATACATTGAATTACTGTTGAATACTGAGCCTCGTACGTCAAGAAATATGCCGAACAAGATGTCATCAAAAtagtgttatttataaatattataatgaaaatttccttttcatataactgatattgattattatataatgcattctatataatttacgcctaatttgcgtccgcatgggtaaacagtcatgttttcgaaaaaatgttttatgcaaaagttggttatttctttataaggaatattttttacattaaaatttttgttatatctctaacggtttacaagatgggttccacAGACCCAGAAATCAATTGACGTAtaatgatcatttacgaacttgacctcactttttacgtcctgagtacgctataaaaatttcatcttaatatctcttttcgtttttgagttatcgtgttggcagacagatgtGCATATGGACAGACAGATATTATGTAACTGCAAATATTTAGGCCTTATTTATGGGTAATACGCACAGCTTGATTTCATAAAATAGTTCTGCACATggattgatcctgaatattacaacggctcatacaggggccttatattttgtaagtgcgcatatttgggtcttatatattggtaTTGCGCACACTTTGATCCCATATAATTGTTCTGCGCATGGGATAATCTGGAATACAACAACTGCGCACACattgaccttaaattttgtaagtgtgcatatttgggtcttatatattggaagtacgtacagattaatcacaaattatagttcggcccatgcatttatcctaaatcttacaactacgcatacgctgaatttatattttgttactgcgcgtaTGTAGGCCTAATACATTGCTAGTGcacgcatgtggattacatgaaatattactgcacatgggttgattctaaatattacaactgcgcaaacagggaccttatattttgttaatgggcatatttggtccttaaatattgaaaatgcgcataaattaatctcaaattatagttctgcgcatgcattttacctgaatcttagaactgcgcattagtttcattaatattttgctactgcgcatatgttggccttatatattgctagtgcgcacatgtggattacatgtaatagtactgcgcatgggttgatcctgaatattacaactgcgcatacagggactttatattttgttagtgcgcatatttgaGTATTATATCCGGCAAGTGcgcacagattaatcaataattatagttgtgcgtatgcatttatcctgaatcttacaactacgcatacgctgaatttatattttgttactgcgtttatataggccttatatattgctagtacacgcatgtggattacatgatgtagtactgcgcatgggttgattctaaatattacaactgcgcaaacgggaaccctatattttgtaaatgggcatatttggtccttaaatattgaaaatgcgcataaattaatcacaaatgatagttctgcgcatgcattttacctgaatcttagaactgcgcattagcttggttaatattttgctactgcgcatatgtaggccttatatattgcatgtgcgcacatgtggattacatgtaataatactgcgcatgggttgatcctgaatattacaactgcacatacagggactttatattttgttagtgcgcatatttgggtattatatccgggaagtgcccacagattaatcaataattatagttgtgcgcatgcatttatcctgaatcttgcaactgcgcatacgctaaatttatattttgttactgcgcacatgtaggccttaaaaattgcttgtgcgcacacgaggattacatgtaatagtactgcgcataggttgaccctcaattcaagcaagtctctgtcgaatgtccaaaatcgcatctttctataatttagaagtcccttagaatcggtatagctgaatcatttatagataaatcaattatagtggaagtgatggaaaaataataacgccactaaccttaccatgttttgttatcaaatctaaacgtgtatacaaaatttcaactcaatcggttgaagatatctgctttaaaattgagtaataacatcccccccccatttaacaaaatatggcggaagcgaagagaaaatttgatcaagtcaaccataaaaattcaatgtcattcaaagtcagcgtgcttacaaaatttcaacgtaatcgattgagggtgtcggcttcaaaattgggttgcaagattatttattgttgaacataacaataccattgtttttaagaaaataaaattcgttgtcaTTGCAACAATTAGTAGTAAACACTACAAGCCATTTaagcaaaatggtttaaaacttcttgtaaaattatatttatactttttttaaatttaaggacaaaaatagttggattttgcattaacgaaaaaaacaggactggttatttactttctcgagggaaaatgattgttttttcgaaaaaatgtttcaaacaaaagttgtttatttttatgtaaggaacattttttacatttaaacttttgttctatctcttaccgtttttccgaaaattgcaatttaattttttactttatttgcttttcacgggaaaacaattacctttacaacaaaatttttcatacagaattgtttaattttatgcaaggaacattttttgcatttaaacttttgttctatctcttacagttttcgctataaaagcaaattaaaattttcctaattaatgtaacataataattttaatatgttttctacatggtactttgaatttCATAGGGTCTTagtaataagatatattttatttaatttttataatattttaagttggaaatattgaaatacacaattaatttttgaatatttatttaatatttattcaaatttaatcaatatttaattaaaattatataaataacaaatttttaggcgtatttaagttttaccatacaaattgtataggaaaaaaaactagccttctgattggttcatattttaccatgtatttttaatagggAAAAAATGCACCTAtaattagcgaaatttcccatttcccgttaaaaattttgatatttggtattttttctggggtatgatttttctctaatttattttaatgaaaaccgcatctttctaccatttctcagttttgctgtgaatttataTCAGTCAGCAACAAAATTTCGGGGCGTGGCCGTTTTTTGAcgcgttattgctcggaaacgatgagagccgtgaacgtgagctttgatttacggcgtcccagtgtatatatctacttaagttgaaaagcgcaacattatagctcaagtagtttctgagatataagggtgtgaaaaagggctatttgacgtcctgtatatatagtcacaacaaaaacattgacatttcacatatacatcatcatcatcatcatacattaccctttcaattttccattttacttatTCTACGCTAACGCACTGTTGTGCTATTGGTTTGATACAAAAGTTtactgtttcaatttttttttaatgaaaattcattctttaagggCGTCAAATAGGGAGCGAAtgcttaaataaaacatttttaaatacttgtatgcatttaaaattgatgTTACCCCGGGTAGTGGGTGGATAGCTGCTAGTTACTAACAAAGTATttgataattatacaaaaaaaaacttacttgatATGGAAATTGACCATCCTCAGCAACGAGTCCATTAACAATTCTACCACCtaattttggtaataaattGGGTAAATTTTCTGGGCTTTCTGgatgataattttctttatgaaCGACTTCCTGCAGTGTCAcctattaagaaaataaattaaaattgtcatcAATATTGATGGccaagtaaattaattaaaaaataacacttaCTTCTACTCCTGCCACAAAAGCTATCAAACAACATGCTACGATTAacttcatttttgtaaaatgctTATTGattctgaataaaatttggtttatatactaaaattcttataatttcatcttttaaatttttacgtaaaCAGGTGAAGTGATGAGATTAAAAATTGGTGTTTTAATAATCTTAAATGCCCTCTTGTTTAAAGATACGTCATTCATattcaaatgataatttttttaaataatttcaatcaaagTTTAGATACTTAATATTTGCAATATCTTAAGTATATATCTcgaatatttcgaatttttttgaatattacttCAGAGAGTAAAAAATCTTATaacacaatcaaaattttttgactaaaaatttatttaaaaattgcatgAAGCATTCTTTGgcttaaaatgtaaattaaaatagtcaGCTCTCATCCAAAGTCCAAAAAAAGTTACATTGGTGAATTTGCTGCATAACTTAAAAAGCCTGATAGCCGAAAAATACGATCATCAAGCAATTAGAAATTGGATTGCGATTGTAAGACCAAACCttgaatcataaaatatatcaaaatttcagaatcaataataaacataatatgttCAATTGGCTTTATAATTTCACTGCTTCTTTTAGTCAAAGTTGCTAATCAATCAGTACAGGCTGTAACATTTAATACTGGAAGATTTCTTCTAAAAGTGATTTCCcataaatctttaggcatcgatttttcgaaaactatggtatataacgaaaaaaatttttgttttcgtcTAATTTTAAGTTATAACAGAATCTACTCTAAAAACTTGAATCGGAAGTCTAGTATAATTTCGTACTTAATCATTTCATTACATAGCCTGGAACGTCCCTAAGGCATCAAAATTTTAGCtgctttattttgaaaacaattacaaatatgTAGCTGTATAGAGAATAGCAATTGgagattttattgttttaaaaaaaaattaaagagattTATGAGTTAATCCACTGGATTTAAAAGGATTAATAACAAATCAACAACTGTTGCTAACAAAATCACTGTAATTTtacttatcaaaataatttttaataatttttgtactaaTTTCGACTAAGAAACAAAGAAGAGAAATTAAGAAGAGTTAACTCTGGTTCTCGAGCAAAGCATTCGATGGGACCATATACGCCCGGCAGTTGTAAGTTCGCCTATCAGAATTTGGCGGCACTGATTGTATCGCACgaccattttctctaaaactataaaagataatcagttgaaaatttgcaggtagcttctaATCTAAATCCAAAACAAATGCTTGCTCACATTTTCCCACCAAAGGGGGGAAAAATGAATTCCTCCCTACTAAGCATTCGGAATACTTAAATGATTCCTATGTTCAAAatccttaaaagaaaaaaattccttttcaataaaatacatctAATGATCAATTGCTTTCTAGAAGGTACTAAAGACACtacagcaaaaaatatttttgctttaaCATATCTTTATATTTCCACCGATATACCATGTAGAGAGTTTGTTAGCTTCAAGGTAATTTTAAGCCTCTTCTGTTATTGTGGTTTTTTGGTAAACATATAAGTTCtgtttaagtaattatttttgaaatctttaTTGTGTgcttatcatataaaatatgcaTTCAGAATAGGCAGTAGCCGCGACTGGTTGGTTGGTTATTGATGGTTATAGCCATgctgtataaattattatttaacaatgtTACCTacatgttatttaataatttaatttaattggttGTATTGTCAATCAAAATGGATTATTGGATACCTACTTATGTGTTTTAATAACtcacataaattatttgtttaaaacgataaaaaaatgcACGTTAAAAAATTAAGCGTAGGTAAAAGTTTAGAAGCAGGgatcaaaatttgcatttatgtgtttatggtcatttttattaaatataacacTGGAGATAATCTCCGCTTAAAGCGCTGTCCATTATTCCTCAAGCCTATGTATTGTTTTTGAGAGTTATAAACAATCGGTGAGAGTTATAAACaatatcaatagtaatttactttctttttatttataggcaattttattacagatatgatgtacaaattacataaggaacaaaattaaatgttaatattatttctctagcctgtttttttctTTAGCGATATATTTTTAGACCGTTAGtctattttatgtaattagCTAGGACGATAAACTTTAAATTGAGGCGTAgatcatgaaatttaaaaaagaagtaaGAAAGATCTCGCGTGGACAAGAAAAAACTGGCTAAAGTAATGATAGTAAGTATTacagataaattaaaaagactGCTTCTcgattacattttaaaatttttttgtcgatTAGACGAAAAGTTTATTtccacttttttaaaattaatgtaattaaaagaagaaattttcaatCTATAGAAGATATTCTTGTAGAAAAAGTAGTTCTATGGATAATGGAGGGAGAGTAatattacacataaaatattcaagaaaatgattattggttatttataaattattttttttgaaataatacttGTTCACAATAATTGATGATAAGATTAATGCGTTGCTTGTCGTTCGAAAAAGTACACATTTACCTGGTAGGTCCTTAATCGTTCTGGTTGTAATACAACATATATAATCTGAATGTTATTTTGTGGTTCtgctgtaattaattaattttttcatcgaaacGATAACCGTAGGGTATAATTTCTCTTTCAGCTATTTACTTACACCAAAACTAAAACAGAAAtcgaaaaaacaatatttaatcatTGCAAACCTGTACAATAGATGACTAAACGGAAAAAGGTCCTATTATCTATTTTTGTCTAGAGGGCATTTtttctgaagttttttttttaattttcaagataattaaatataaataattattaaattgcaaGATATGAATGAACAACATATATTGTACTTATTTATAATGCGATAACAAATTTCTTTGGTTATAAAACCATAATTTCCTTCATAAATTGATTTACTGTGTACGTAAAGATAACACTGAACTTGTGTCACTAATTTTAATGCACATTTCATAAGCATACATGTATCgactaaaatgaattaatagCAAAAAGGAATACAGAAAAGGGTCATCACTTTTTAATCCTCCTTAATAATTATTTCCCtctaaaaaagataaaataaaaaaaagtattttatataaaattgtattttaggagctattttcattatttaaatcgatattttaggtaatttttgtttgtgtctTAAAAGTTTTTGGTAGTTCCACGGAAATTCCGTAAGGAAACATTCGTTTCCCATTTTCCAAGTCCTTAATCTTCAAGAAGATATGCAAATTATCTTagttctaaatatatttttgaagtttaactacaaaattatttccTCATCCTTATCACAATAGATACTTATTCTTTTCAGGCCTTTTCTAGGAAGCACCTGTATCTTTCATCCTCGAAAGTACGGACTCAAAGTAAAATTATGTAGTTAACTTCATACACGCCATATATTGGGAGTTACAGAATTTGATAATCGAAGACATACACTGTACAGAGGTATTATATAACATTCAAAATACAGTTCAAAAGCAAAGGTTATCATTTTTATCATGAAATTCAACTCAGTTAGTGTGTAgcgtatattttaattttgatcggcttttaattttagtaacgttttcaaaaatgaattgttttcatataaaatttttagtaattattaaaataatttttattttaattaatgtagtTTGTAGTGAGATCGATAATCTACCGAAAATTCGGCAGCAAGATGGAAAAGTTTGCATTGGTGATCAATGTATTGACGACAAACAAATGGCAGAAatgcaaacatttttaaaaccacGTAAGCATTggtcaattttctaaaaaaattaagtaaacatttttaaatgctCCTGTGGTGTGCATACTATTTATTTGCTCGATGGAAGAAAAATGCCGCAACTTCGTTTAGTACAGCCGGACAATAGTTGACATTTCTGCCTGGCTTCAAAAATAGTATAGTGCACACCATGTTCATTGTTGCCCGAGGCGAAGCTGAGACATTcattacttgctcccgtggtgtgtatactattgtggatttataattaattaagaaattttgtttcagtttttgaaaaaatgtacaataaagtatttaaaaataatccgaaatttaaagatttacaaaatatgCCTCCAGATGCTATAGCAGCTGACACTAAACTAAATGAAGAAATACAAAGGGAACTAATGAAAGCGGCATATGAAGAATTAAAAGATAAAGACATAAATGAAGTTATGAAAGCAATGTCACACTTGAAAATTGACGAAAATGTAAACGCTGTTAAACGAGAGTTAAAGAAAACTTTCGACGAATACGACGCTGATGGTAAGCATTTTTTACTGAAATTGGTCGGCTTTtctcaaattataaatattttagtttattcatGAATCAGTTCAGACTTTTaatcgaatatttatttatttgacttctaaaattactTTAGGTAATGGTGTAATTTCTTATATGGATGTGGCTGACATTTTGAAAGAAAACCTTAAGGCTGGAGATGAGATTGGtgacgatgatgatgatgattcaCTGAGCGAAGGTGAAATCAATGCTTTAATCCATGAAATCGATAAAGATAAATCAGGAAACATCAATTTTAAAGGTACCTAACTTATTTCAAAATACTTTGAATACAAaactaaaagtttattttatttttagaattcaaGGAATTATTCccaaaagtacataaaaaacaattgtacAGAACTCCAACTCAAAAAGAACCCAAGCATGGTAAAAAGGTTTCCAAGAAGCTAACAAAAGAAGAGTTATAggttaaattgtaataaaagaataaaaagaatatttaaaaaattactttgataatttattttgtaggcAACTTTAGATACACATATGTTTTAATGTTGCGTATATGTTAATAGCTACATATGAATTTTGTGTAGCATTATAGCAAGAATCAATTCATTTGTGATAAATAGAACTTCAAGAATGGTTTCACGGTGCTCGAACTAATCCATTGGATTGATAACTTTTATGTGATACTCATCaacaaatatttcttaattgaaatacattttcaaatctTTAAGTCTCAACTTTAcacgtaaattaaaaataaaaaaaattataatgtgaatgtcagaaattatttattttaaaaaaaaattttaaaagatttattctCCAGTCATGACTTCCATAAATTctggaacaaataaaaaaaatattttaggtattttttacaactaaaaaagaagaaaatgggTTTTACCTTCAAAGTCTACGGTTCCTGAACCATCAGAATCAATTTCTTCAATCATTGTATCTAAATCTTCTGCTGTAATTTTATCATCCAATTCTTTTAAAATGGAACGTAAAACGTCGGTTGTAATATAACCATTACCTTTAAAGAAAGAAgccaattaaaatttgtatgttcagttgtatatatttctaaaaataataccttCTCTGTCATACAACCGAAAAGCTTCTCGAAGTTCTGCTTGCATTGCTTCAGTATCTTCTTCAACTAGAAATCTAGCAGCTAATTCACAGAACTGTTTGAAATCTAATTGTCCAGTGCCTTCactatcaaattccaaaataatttctGCCAGAGTTTCATCATCAACTTGTTGGCCAAACATATCCAAAATTGTACCAATCATGTCTGTTGGAACTGATCCTTTCTTCTCTTTGTCAAATGTATTGAATGCATTTTGAAGAACTATAAAAGGATATTTAATTAGCAATCAAATTCTCAATAGAAGTAAAACATCTAATTCGGTTTTATTCcgatgtttttcaattttttaaattgtgttaaaTTCACTCTTTTTTTTCGGTAATTTTCGTTGAAGATCATATTTCTCCCATCTCCAATTctccataatatttttattgaaataggaTGTTTATCTTATCAAGTTTTTGATCAACGGAAAAGCACTTTCCTATACGATTGAATTCCCAATCATTCAACTCAATTTTGTGATGCTGTAAGTCTTAAAAAGCAcgaaaaagcttgatttttaaGACAAGCACAGAGGAAAATTTagcttttgaattttgaatctATCTATTAGGTCCATAATATTAGCCCGTCAGCACTTGCGTTAATcgatcaattttctttaatcgcTTCAATTTCAgcatattttta
This region includes:
- the LOC123296819 gene encoding probable calcium-binding protein CML23, which produces MNCFHIKFLVIIKIIFILINVVCSEIDNLPKIRQQDGKVCIGDQCIDDKQMAEMQTFLKPLFEKMYNKVFKNNPKFKDLQNMPPDAIAADTKLNEEIQRELMKAAYEELKDKDINEVMKAMSHLKIDENVNAVKRELKKTFDEYDADGNGVISYMDVADILKENLKAGDEIGDDDDDDSLSEGEINALIHEIDKDKSGNINFKEFKELFPKVHKKQLYRTPTQKEPKHGKKVSKKLTKEEL
- the LOC123296820 gene encoding troponin C, isoallergen Bla g 6.0101-like, giving the protein MDELDKDQIALLQNAFNTFDKEKKGSVPTDMIGTILDMFGQQVDDETLAEIILEFDSEGTGQLDFKQFCELAARFLVEEDTEAMQAELREAFRLYDREGNGYITTDVLRSILKELDDKITAEDLDTMIEEIDSDGSGTVDFEEFMEVMTGE
- the LOC123295201 gene encoding brachyurin-like; this translates as MKLIVACCLIAFVAGVEVTLQEVVHKENYHPESPENLPNLLPKLGGRIVNGLVAEDGQFPYQVALFLSGKDGSTFCGGSLISPNYVLTAAHCVEDVDKVELLFGTNYIYKQSAGQVRMVSYDLYAHAKYDPKRMINDIALIKLPKPVQLTEKIQLSRLPTYSDKSKDYVGEVSTISGWGKTRDSSNVSPDLRYVSNPIITNTDCSKSMVNLNIPKTQICQAGTGIKGSCGGDSGGPLVVIAEDGKPVQVGLTSYGLIYGCEKGYASAYTRVTEYLDWISEHSDVIIKN